A window of Nonomuraea angiospora genomic DNA:
TCAGCAGGCGCCCGTTCTCGATGAAGAGCTCTCCGTCCACCAGCACGGTGGGCCGGTCGACCTGGCAGTCGCAGTGCGCGAAACCCGGGCCCGTCGTGACCGGCCGCCCGTCGGTCAGGCCGTCGATGCCGCAGTAGAAGGCCCCGGCGTGCTTCTCCCGCTCGAACTGGTTGCCCCCGGCCACCCGCACCTTCGGGTTGAGCCCGATGAGGCCGTGGCGCATGTAGAAGCCGCCGGGCGCGTAACGCCGCAGCTGCTCGGCCGCCGCCCCGCCCTCGATCTTGCGTACGAGGTTGCCCTCCAGGGTGATGCGCAGAGACTCCTCCGGCACGCCGGTGACCGTGCTGTCCTCGATCATGAGGACGCCCTCGGTGTCGGCCGGCCAGAAGTTGGCGCCCCCGTACGGGAAGGGCCGCCAGTCCCCGGGCCGCATCGCGCCGGGGTCCGGGTCGAACGTCAGCCCCGAGAACGTCACGTCCGTCCCCCGCGCGGACGTCACCCGGATCGAGCGGGCGCCCGACATCTGCCGCAGCGTCCGGCGCAGCAGCGCGTAGAAGACCTCGGCGGGCAGCCGCCCCCCGGTGAGCAGCGCCCCCGCGGTGGCCGTCATGTGCAGGGACAGGAAACGGGAGGAGCGCGACTTGATCTGGTCGAAGAAGAGCGGCGCCGTGTGCACCTCGCCCCACCAGGTGCCGCTGATCACCAGGTCGGCCTCGCGGAAGGCGGCCGTCTCGATGTGCAGCGACGCCTCCCTGTCCCACCCGCCGGGACTGAACGGCGGCACGGACAGGATGCGCACGTCGGCGTCCCGGTAGGCCACGGCCGCCGCGATGGCCTGGACGACGACCGGATCGACGGTGTGCTCCATGAGCAGCAGCACGCGCTCGCCCGCCCGGAGCCCGGTGTAGTCCAGCAGGTTCCGGACGCCGGGCATCAGCTCCACGATCGAGTACGGTCCCACGGCCGGCTCGGTGGCATAGCTGAACGGCGAGCCGGCGTACGGATTGATCGTCATCGCGTGCTCCCTGCGGGACGTCAGGCCAATGCCTGCACCCCTACCCGTCACGGAGCGAAATCACACGATTACGGAACCCAGCGGCGGAACCCTCCCTCGGAGTTGATCACCTGCCCGGTGATCCAGGCGGCCTCGTCCGAGGCGAGCCAGCGCACCACCCTGGCCACCTCCTCCGGCCGCCCCCAGCGCCCGGCCGGGAGCGAGCGGCCGACCCGCCGCGCGAGCTCGGGACCGGCCCAGCCCGTGTCGACCGGGCCCGGATTGACGGTGTTGACGGTGATGCCCCGGTCCGCGAGCGCGTCGGCCAGGCTGAGCGTCATCTGCTGGATCGCGCCCTTGCTGATCGCGTACGGCAGCTCGTCCGGCATCGGGGCCAGGTGCTGGCCCGAGGTGAACAGGATCACCCTGCCGCCGGGCCTCCGGTCGTCGTGCTGGGCCGCGAACGCCTGCGTCAGCAGCGCGCTGGCGCGGGCGTTCACCGCCCACGACAGGTCCAGCTCGGCGGCCGTCAGGTCCGCCAGCGACTGCCGGACGCTGCGGGCGTGGTTGGCCACGAGCACGTCCACGTGCCCGAACCTGCCGACCGCCTGCTCCATCACCCACGCCGGCGCCGCCGGGTCCGCGAAGTCGGCCTCCACGTGGTGCAGCCGGTCGCCGACGCCGCCCAGCGACTCCAGCACGCCGTCCATGCCCGCGGGGTCGCTGCCCCACGGCTGCTCGGCGTCGTGCGGGGTCCACGACTGCACCAGCACCTTCGCGCCCGTCGCCAGCAGCTCCCGCGCGATGGCGTAGCCGATCCCGATCCGCCTGCTCACGCCGGTCACCACGGCGACCCTCGTCTCGGACATCATCCGATCATCGTCGCCGACCGCTCGCGGGGCGTCGAAGGGTTTTCCGCTTAGAGGAGCTTCTCGATGGCGGACGTGACCGCGGGGTCGTCCGGGGTGGTGCGGGGACGGAAGCGGGCCACGACGCCGCCCTCCCGGTCCACCAGGAACTTCTCGAAGTTCCACTGCACGTCGCCCGCCTCGCCCTGCTCGTCGGCGGTCCGCGTCAGCTCCTCGTAGAGCGGGTGCCGGCCGGGGCCGTTGACGTCGGCCTTCTCCAGGAGCGGGAAGTCCACCCCGTACGTCGCCGAGCAGAACGCCTGGATCTCCTCGGCCGTGCCCGGCTCCTGGCCGGCGAACTGGTTGCAGGGCATGCCGACCACCGTGAAGCCGCGTGGCCCGTACTGCTCCTGGAGCTTGACCAGGGCGCCGTACTGCGGGGTGAGGCCGCATCGCGAGGCCACGTTGACGACGAGGACGGCCTTGCCGGCCGCCAGCTCCCCGAAGGTGGTGGGGGCGTCGTCGAGGGTGCGGAGCTGGATGTCAGTGAGGCTCATGAACCGCACCCTACGCCTCCGGAACACGATTCGGTCTCGCGCCCTCCCCGCCGGGCGGCTGTTAGGATCGCGGCGGCGCGAGTGCGCCTGATCGCTCCGGGACGAGGGAGGTTGATGAATATGGCTGCCAGCGGCCGTCGTCAGCATGCCCTTCTCCGGTCCGCGCGAGCCTAGAGCGCGGTCCGGTCGTATCGAACGACCTGGAGTCACAAGTGTCTTCCTTCTTCTCGGTGGCCGGCACCGACCTGACCACCGACCGCCTCGTCCTGCGGTCCTGGACCCTCCGTGAAGCCGGCGCCGTCCTGCACGGCCCCCGGTCCGCGCACTGGGCCGAGGACTTCCCCGCCGAGGGCGACCACGTCATCGCCGGCCTGTTCGCCGAGCACCCGGGGTGGCTGGGCGAGTACGGCCACCGCCAGATCATCGAGCGCGACGGCGGTCTCGTGGTCGGCTCGATCGGCCTGTTCTGGCCGCCCGCCGACGGCACCCTGGAGATCGGGTACGGCATCGTGGCCTCCCGCCGGGGCCGCGGCTACGCTCCCGAGGCGACGCGCGCGCTGACGGAGTTCGCCCTCGGGGCGCCGGGCGTGCACACGGTGTGCGCCGGCGTCGAACTGTCCAACCCGGCCTCGATCAGGGTCCTGGAGAAGGCCGGCTTCCAGCGGTCGCACACGGACGCCGAGGCGAACACGGCCCGGTACGTGACCACGTCACCGGCCCGGCGGTAACGACCCGACGGGATCGGCGGCACCCCACCGCCGATCCCCCGGCCCGGCCACCGGCCCAAGGCGCGAGGCGCGCGGCGGGGAAGGGCGTGCTTACCCGCAGGTCGCGCCCGGCCAAACCCCATAGTTGGTCGCGGTTTGCGGCAAGGGCCGTTCAGCCGGACGGCGGGGCGGGCAACGCCGGGTCTGCGAGAGGGACTTTTATCCGCAACGCTCACGCAAACACCTCGCCACCGCGTGTCGAGATGTATGACCCACGGTGACCGAACGTAATAGGAATCGTGCTAGAGGACACGTCGCGGCGCCCTTCGGGCCGCCCAGCGGGATCGGGCGGTACCGATTCCCGGAGGGCCGCGCGGACCCTCCGCGTCCGAGCCACGGACGCGGACCGGCAGGGGCGCCCGATGCAAAGTGCGCCTGTCCGCACGCGACCCGACAGCAAGGATCGAGTTGGACAGCAAACGCGCGCTCATGAGTATCACCGCGTTCACCGCGTGCACCACCTTCACCACGATCGGGACGCCCGCGGCCTGGGCCGACCGCCCGCCTGTAGTGCGGATGGGGACCTGGGGCGACCGCCCGCCGGTGGTGCGGATGGGGACCTGGGGCGCTCGCCCGCCCTTGGTGCGCATCGGGACGTGGACGACGAAGGCGCGGCCCAGGGTGGCGGTGGCCACGCCCAACAGGAACAAGAGGATCGCGCTGGGCCAGGTGGTCCAGCGATCGTGGAACCTGCAGGAGTTCCGCTGCCTGGACAATCTCTGGACCAGGGAGAGCAACTGGAACCATCACGCAATCAACCGCTCGTCCGGCGCGTACGGCATCCCGCAGGCGCTGCCCGCGGGCAAGATGCGCGGCGCCGGCCGCGACTGGAAGTCCAACCCGGAGACGCAGATCCGGTGGGGACTGTCCTACATCAAGGGGAGGTACGGCAGGCCGTGCGGGGCCTGGGGACATTGGAGATCGCACAACTGGTACTAGCCGCCGAAGGCGGGCGAGGGCACCCGGGGCTCACCGGGTGCCCTCCCTGCGCGCCACGTGCACCTCGATCGCCTGGATGAGCAGCTCCAGCCCGAACTCGAACTCCGCCTCGTGATCGCACTGGTCCAGCAGCGGCGCCAGTGAGTGGACCTCGGGGAACAGCGCGGGATCGACGCCCTCGGCCTTGACCAGCCGGTTGTGGACGGGCGCGAACGTCGGCGTCACCCCCACCTCCCGCAGCAGCGAGCCCACGATGTACGCGATGAACATCCGCAGCATCCTGACCGCGTCCGCCCCGTCGAACCCGGCACCGCGCAGCGTGGCCAGCGCCCGCTCGACCGGCAGCAGCCCGGCCGTGGAGTGGAGCTGGCGGCTGACGACCACCATGGTCGAGCGCGGGTGGTCGTGGGCGATCTGGCGGAACGCCCGAGCCTGCATGCGCACCCGCTCGGTCCAGTGCGCGCCCGGGTCGTCGGTGAACTCGATCTCGCTCAGCACCGCCTCGGCCACCCCGTCGAGCAGGGCGTCCTTGTTGGGCACGTGGTTGTAGAGGGACATCACACCGACGCCGAGCTCGGCCGCGATGCGCCGCATGGAGACCGCGTCGGCGCCCTCGCGCTCTATGAGGTCGATGGCCGTGGCGACGATGCGGCCCCGCGAGAGTGGCTCCGTAGGCATACCTCATTCTATTGACGTACGTACGGTGTACGTGGAACTCTCGGAAGGCGGACGTACGGTGTACGTAACCCCCTCGGGAGGTCCCATGTCGACCCACGATCTCTACACCATCCCCGCCGAGCTCTCCACGTGGAACGTCGAGATGGCCGGGGCGAGCCGATTCACCTGGGAGTACGACGACGGCCGGGACCGCATGCTGGCGCTGTACCAGAAGGGCAAGGACAAGCAGTGGGACTCGACCAAGCGCATCGACTGGGACCTCGAGGTCGATCCGTACGACGTGCTGGGCGTCCCCGACCAGACCATCGCGATCCACGGCACCCCGCTCTGGGAGCGGATGAGCGAGCGGACCCGTAACGAGGTGCGGCGGCACGGCGCGGCGTGGCAGTTCTCCCAGTTCCTGCACGGCGAGCAGGGCGCGATGATCTGCTCGGCCAGGATCGTGGAGTCGGTCCCCGACCTCGACTCGAAGTTCTACGCCGCCACCCAGACGATGGACGAGGCGCGCCACGCCGAGACGTACGCGCGCTTCCTCCAGGAGAAGGTGGGCCTGGCGTACCCGATCAACGAGCACCTCAAGGCCCTGCTCGACAGCACGCTGAGCGACTCCCGCTGGGACATGCCCTACCTCGGCATGCAGGTGCTCATCGAGGGGTTGGCGCTGGCGGCGTTCGGGGTGATGCGCGACATCACGACCAAGCCGCTGCCCAAGCAGATCCTCGCGTACGTGATGCAGGACGAGGCCAGGCACGTGGCCTTCGGCCGGATGGCGCTGCGCGACTACTACCGGAGCCTGTCGGAGAGCGAGCTGCGCGAGCGCGAGGACTTCGTCATCGAGGGCTGCTACCTCATGCGCGACCGGCTGCGCGGCAGGGAGACCTGGGAGAACCTGGGCCTGTCCAAGGCCGAGGTCGACGAGGCCATGGAGGCCACCGACCACTCCGAATACCTGCGGCTGTTCAGGTCGCTGCTGTTCAGCCGGATCGTGCCGTGCGTCAAGGACATCGGGCTGTGGAGCCCGCGGCTGCGGCAGGCGTACGCGGAGATGGGCGTGCTGGAGATGGCGGGCCAGTCCCTGGACGCCCTGATGCGCCAGGACGAGGACATCGCCGACAGGCTCGACGCCGAGCGCTTCGCCCAGGAGGAGGCCGAACGGCACGCCGAGGTGGCCGAGACGGTCGAGCTCGGCAAGTCCTAGAGCCGCGTCGCGTCGGGTGCGGGCGAGCTCTGCGGCAGGCGCAGGATCATCCGGGCCCCGGGGCCGTCCCCGATCTCCAGCGTCCCGCCGTGGGCCTTGGCGATGTCGCGGGCGATCGGCAGCCCCAGCCCGGTGCCCCCGGTGTCCCGCGACCGGGTGTGGTCGAGGCGGGTGAACCGCTCGAACACCCGGTCGCGCATCTCCGCCGGGATGCCCGGCCCGTCGTCCAGCACCTCCACCACGGCCTGGTCGGCCCACCCCCGCACGGAGATCCACACCCGGGAGTCGCCGTACCGGTCGGCGTTGGACAGCAGGTTCGTCAGCAGCCGGGCGAGCCGGAGCCGGTTGCCGCGGACGAAGAGCCCCGGCTCCACGTCCATCGTCAGCGGCAGCCGGCAGGACTGCCGCGAGACCTCCTCCTCGACCAGCTTCCCCAGTTCGATCCGCTCCTGCGCGGGCTGTACCCCCGCGTCCAATCGGGCCATCAGGAGCAGGTCGTGGACGATGTCCGACAGCCGCTCGGCGTCCTTGATCGCCGCCCGCCACTCGTCTTCGTGCGGGTCGGCGAGCCCCGCCTCCAGCCGGACCAGGAGCCCGGTGATCGGCGTGCGCAGCTCGTGGGAGGCGTCGGAGACGAAGCGCTGGTGCCGGGCCACGGCGTCCTCCAGCCGCTCCAGGGTCTCGTTGACCGTGGCGGCCAGCTCGGCGACCTCGTCCTGCGTGTCGGGCACGTCGATGCGCCGGCTCAGGTCCTGGGCGCTGAAGCGGGCCAGCCCCGACCTGATCCGCTCCACGGGGGCCAGCACCCGGCCGACCCCGTACCAGGCCCCCCATCCCGTCAGCGCCACCAGCACCACTCCGAAGGCGCTCAGCAGCACGGGCAGGAACGGCGAGCTCAGCAGGAACGGCTCCCGCAGGGCCGCGTAGGCGACGACGGACCCGTACGCGCTGGCGGGGTTGCTGGTCCCCACGACGACCATGCACCTGCCGGGACACACCCGGGTCTGGACCCGCAGGTCGCCCGCCTCGGGCCAGGCCCGGGTGAGCGCCGGCTGGCCGGCGAGTCCGGTGCTGGCGGCCAGCACGTGGCCGTCGGAGTTCACGATCTGGAGGAGGTAGGCGCCCTTCAGCGGCGGGATGGGGCCGCTGAACCGGTGCTCGGTGATGGCCAGGGACAGGTGCCTGCTGGCGTCGTCAGCCGTCTGGACGAGGTCCGCCCGCGCCCGCACGGGGTAGGTCAGGGAGATCGCCAGAATCCCCAGAAGGACGACGGCCCCGAAGACCACCACCGTCGCGATGGTCATCCGGGCCCTGATCGAGCGGCCGAACACCATGGTCGTACTCTGTCACGGAGAGTACAAATCGCAGGTAAAACGGCATATTTGCTCAGCCGTGGAAACGGCGGTGCAGCTCGTGAACCTCCTCGGCCAGCTCCGGCACCGGACCCTCGACCACCACCCCGGGCGCGACCTCGTTGATCGGGAGCGTGCGTACGGGCGGCTGCGGCACGCCGAGCTCCGACAGCCACGCGGCGAGCTGCTCCGAGGAGGACACGTACACGATGCGGCCGAGCCCGACCCACGCGTGGGCGGCGGCGCACATCGGGCAGTGCTCGCCGGAGGTGTAGACGGTGGCGGCCGCCCGCTCCTCGGGTGTCAGGTGCGCCGCCGACCAGCGGGCCAGCGCGAACTCCGGATGCTGCGTGTTGTCGCCGGCGGCCACCCGGTTGTGGTCCTCGGCCAGCACGGCCCCGTCGCCGGAGACCAGCACCGATCCGAACGGCTCGTCGCCCACCTCCAGCGCCCTGGTGGCCAGCTCGACGCAGCGGCGCAGGTGCGGCATCTCCGATTCAGCGATCATGAGTCCAACATCCTAGACGGCCACCGAGCAGGGCGAAGAACATACCCCAACAGATCACAACAAAAGTAACGGTCGGCCGAATGTGCAAGATCTTTCACTGTTTCCGCACGTCACGTACAGAAACCGCACTCTTCGGGCTACTGAAAATCGGTTGAACCCTCGTATTAGCCTAGAAGGGATGCCTCCCGATACGCACATACCTCAACGTCCCCTGCTCTCCTCCAACTCCCTGTGGCGGATGAAGTCCTACCTCCGCCCCTACGTCGTCAGATTGGTGTTCATCTGGCTGGCGGCGATCGTCGGCATCGCGGCCGGCATCGCGCTCCCGCTCATCAGCGAGAAGGTCATCGACGGTCCCGTGGCCCACGGGGACTCCGGCGCGCTGCTCCCCCTCGGGCTGCTCGCGATCGGCGTCGGCGTCGTCGAGGCCCTGCTGATCCTGCTGCGGCGGTGGGCCCAGGTGAAGCCGGTGCTCGGCCTGGAGACCGCGATCCGCGACGACCTCTACGAGCACCTGCAGCGGCTGCCCATGGGCTTCCACGGCGACTGGCAGTCCGGCCAGCTGTTATCCCGGGCCACGACCGACCTGTCGACCATCCGGCGCTTCCTCGGCTTCGGCATGCTCTTCCTGGTCATGAACATCCTGCAGCTGATCACCGTGACCGTGCTGCTGCTGAACAAGTACTGGCCGCTCGGGCTGCTGGTGCTGGCCTCGGCCGTGCCGATCGTGTGGCTGTCGCTGCGGTTCGAGAAGCGCTACATCAAGACCTCCCGCCAGGTGCAGGACGAGCAGGGCGACCTCGCCACGCTCGTCGAGGAGTCCGCCCTCGGCATCCGCACGATCAAGGCCTTCGGCCGCCGCCACTACGTCTTCGACCGCTACGACGAGGGCGCGCTCAAGGTCTACGGCACCTCCATGGACAAGGCCAGGCTGCTGGCCAAGTTCTTCGCCTTCCTCGAGATCATCCCCAACATCACGCTGGCCCTGGTGCTGCTGCTGGGCGCGCTGGCCGTCGGCACGGGCTCGCTGACGCTGGGCGCGCTGGTCGCGTTCACCACGCTGATGCTCCAGCTCGTCTGGCCGATCGCGAGCCTGGGCTACATCCTGGCCATGGCCCAGGAGGCCATGACCTCCGCCGACCGCCTCATGGAGGTCATGGACACCGTGCCCGCCATCGAGGGCGGCACGCGGACCATCGACACGCCCCGCGGCCACCTGCGCTTCGAGGGCGTCGGGTTCCGCTTCCACGACTCCGAGGAGCCGGTGCTGCGCGACGTCTGGCTGGACGTGCGCCCCGGCGAGACGGTGGCCGTCGTGGGCGCCACCGGCTCCGGCAAGACCACGCTGACCGCCCTGGTGCCGCGGCTGATCGACCCCACCGAGGGCCGCGTCACGATCGACGGGCACGACGTGCGCGACCTGGAGCTGACCAGCCTCCGCTCCGTGGTGGCCACGGCGTTCGAGGAGCCGACGCTGTTCTCGATGAGCGTGCGGGAGAACCTCACGCTCGGCCGGCTCGACGCCACCGAGGAGGAGCTGGCCGAGGCGATCCGGACCGCGCAGGCCATGTTCGTGTACGACCTGCCGTGGGGCCTCGACACCCGCATCGGCGAGCAGGGCCTGTCCCTGTCCGGCGGCCAGCGGCAGCGCCTGGCCCTGGCGCGGGCCGTGCTGAGCAATCCGCGGATCCTCGTGCTCGACGACACCCTCTCCGCGCTCGACGTGGAGACCGAGGCGCTCGTGGAGGAGGCGCTGCGGCACGTGCTGCGTGACGCGACCGGCATCGTGGTCGCCCACCGCGCCTCGACCGTGCTGCTGGCCGACAAGGTGGCGCTGCTGCGGGGCGGCACGATCACGCACGTCGGGCAGCACCACGAGCTGCTGGCCGAAGTGCCCGAATACCGCGAGCTGCTGGCCCAGGACGCCGACTTCGACGACGCCGCGGAAGGAGCGCTGCGATGACCACGACCACCACGGCGTCCTGGCGGGGCGTGGCCTCAGAGGACCAGGACGAGCTGCCGGAGAAGGTGTCCGTCCTGCTCCGGGATCGTTCCCGGCGGCTGCTCGGCGCGCTGCTCAAGCCGTACCGGAAGAAGATCGGGCTGCTCGTCGCGATCATCGTCGTCTCCAACGCGGCCGGGCTCTCGATCCCCTTCCTGGTCTCCATCGGGATCGACGAGGGCATCCCGCCGATCACGCGCGGGGACGGCACCTCCGTCCTGCTGACCGTGGTCGGGGTGATCCTGGCCGCGGCGATCACGCAGGCGATCACACGGCGGGCGTTCCTGATCCTGTCGGGCCAGATCGGCCAGGGCACCCTGCTCGAACTGCGCAGGAGGGTGTTCGACCACTTCCAGCGCCTGTCGCTGAGCTTCCACGAGCAGTACACCTCGGGGCGGGTCATCTCGCGGCTGACCTCGGACATCGAGGCCATCGCCGAGCTGCTCCAGTCGGGGTTCGACGCGCTGGTCAAGGCCGTGCTGACCATGGTCGGCACTGCCGTGCTGCTGCTGGTGCTGGACGTGCACCTGGGCCTGCTGGCGCTCGTCCCGCTGCCGTTCCTGCTGCTGTTCACCCGGTGGTTCCGGCGGCAGTCGGCGATCGTCTACCGGCGTACGCGGGAGACGGTGGCGCTGGTGATCGTGCACTTCGTGGAGTCGATGACCGGCATCCGCGCGGTGCAGGCCTTCCGCAGGGAGCCGCGCAACCAGGAGATCTTCGAGCAGCTCAACGACGACTACCGGGGCGCGAACGCGCGCAGCATGCAGCTCGGCGCGACGTTCATGACCGGGATCAAGCTGATCGGCAACCTGACGATCGGCGGCGTGCTGCTGTACGGCGGCTGGCTGGCGCTGCAGGGCGAGGTCAAGGTCGGCGTGCTGGCCGCCTTCCTGCTCTACCTGCGCCAGTTCTACGAGCCGATGCAGGAGGTCAGCCAGTTCTACAACACCCTGCAGTCGGCCGGCGCGGCGCTGGAGAAGCTGTCGGGCGTGCTGGAGGAGGAGCCCTCCGTGCCCGAGCCGCGCGAGCCGGCCAGGCTCCCGGACGGCAGGGCGCGCGGCAAGGTGCGCTTCGAGGGCGTCAGGTTCGCCTACGTCGAGGAGATGCCGATCCTGCCCCGGCTCGACCTGACCGTCCCGGCCGGGCAGACGGTGGCGCTGGTCGGGGCGACGGGCGCGGGCAAGACGACGCTGGCCAAGCTGATCTCCCGCTTCTACGACCCGACCGACGGCCGCGTGCTGCTCGACGGCGTCGATCTGCGCACGCTGGACGAGCCGACCCTGCGCCAGGCCGTGGTCATGGTGACGCAGGAGAACTTCCTGTTCAGCGGTACGGTCGCCGACAACATCAGGTTCGGCCGGCCCGACGCCACCGACCGGGAGGTGCGCGAGGCGGCCAAGGCCATCGGGGCGCACGAGTTCGTCTCGAGCCTGCCCGACGGCTACGACACCGAGGTGGGCAAGCGCGGCGGCCGGATGTCGGCCGGGCAGCGCCAGCTCGTCGCGTTCGCCAGGGCGTTCCTCGCCGATCCCGCCGTGCTGATCCTCGACGAGGCCACCTCCAGCCTCGACGTGCCCAGCGAACGGCTGGTGCAGCGCGCGCTGCGCACCATCCTGGCCGACCGGACCGCGCTGATCATCGCGCACCGCCTCTCGACGGTGGAGATCGCCGACCGGGTGCTGGTGATGGACCGCGGCGAGATCGTCGAGGACGGTCCGCCGGACCGGCTCATCGCGGCCTCGGGTCGCTACGCCGGGCTGCACCAGGCGTGGCTGGAGAGCCTCAGCTAGCTCTCTAGTGGTGGTGCGCCATGGCGACGGCGTTCGCGTACAGCTCGTACCCGACGAACAGCGCCAGGGGCACCCCGAGAGCGATCAGCAGCCTGCCGGGCAGGTGGGTCCGCGGCGCGGACACCCTGCCCGGCTCCGGCACCGCCGCGGCGAGGACCGGCTCGGGCTCCGGATCGGAGCCGGGCACGAGCTCGGGATGCCGCGCCAGGTATCCCCTGGGGAACGAGGTCACGCGGTACGCGCCGCAGTGCGGGCAGCAGGTGCCCGACCAGGGCGGCGGCACGGTCACTCCCGCGCTGAGCCAGAGATCCACCTCGTTGCCGTGCACGTCTGTGAGATGTCTGACGACGAAGTTCTCTTCCCAGACGTGTAAGCAGCGAAGGCATTCGAAAGGCCACGTCTCGCGGGTGTCGAATCCTTCGGTCACTGGGACCACCCCCCGGCTCCTGATCGCCGTCGATCCCGAGTGTCCGCCTGGCTGGGCACTTCCGCAAGACGGGCCTTATGACACTTGCCGCTACGAAATGCTCACCAAGCGTCAGGTTAGTCGTTCATGGTGGGGCCGGGGTTGCCCCCTGCCTGAGACGACGCGTTCGGCGGCATCGAGATAGTGCGGGCTGGGGACCGGGCTGAGCAGCGGAGTCGCGTCCGGCGCGGGGGGCTCCGCGGGCGGGATCAGCTCCGGATGTCGCGACAGGTAACCGTCCGGGAAGGTCGTGGCCTGCTGACAGCCGCACCTCGGGCACATGACGCCCCCCGGTGACGGCGGCAGCACGGGGAGCCCGGCCTGCAACCAGATCTCCCGCTCGTTTCCGTGACGGTCGTCGATGCGCCTGACGAGGTACTCCTCTTCCCAGACGTGCCAGCAACGGCGGCACTCGAAAGGCACGATCCTGTGTACTTCTTCCAACGAGGTCACCCCCTTACCTCCGAGTGTGTGCCTCCTTCTCCGGATCTGGCAACCGCGCTTACCGGATCGCCAGGACGAAGGTGATGGCGCCGGCCACCACGCACATGGTGCCGAGCCAGGCGAACAGCACGTCGGGCCCGGGGTTCAGCGGCTTGCCGCCGTGCAGGGCCTCCTGAACACGGCGGAACCGCACCCCGGTCCTGATCAGCAGCACCGCCCCGCAGAGCGCGGCCAGCGCGAACGCCACCACCGAGGGCACGGGCAGGCCGTGCCTGAGGGACAACCCGGCCGCGCCGAGCCCGCCGGTGGCCAGCGCCACGGCGGTGCGCACCCAGGCCAGCCGGGTGCGCTCGCTCTGCAGCCCCTCGTCCCAGATCTCCTTCTCCGGAGGCACCTGATCCGGCCTCGGGCTCAGGCGGCCAGGATGATCAGCACGAGGGCGATCACCGCCACGGCCGCCACGCCGTACCCGAAGACCGCCGCGAGCGCGGGCGGCGGCAGCGGCGCCTGCTGGCGCAGGGCGCGCTGGATGTTGCGCCAGCGCGGGTACGCCATCCCCGCCGCCAGCGCCGACAGCGTCACCAGCACCACGGCCAGCGCGGTACGGATCCACGGCACGAACACGTGCTCGGGCACCGCCGCCATCGCCACCCCACCCGCGCTGAGCGCCAGCGCCGTGCTCAGCCAGGTGAGGAAGGTTCGTTCATTGGCCAAGGTGAAACGCGGGTCGGGTTC
This region includes:
- a CDS encoding ABC transporter ATP-binding protein, which produces MTTTTTASWRGVASEDQDELPEKVSVLLRDRSRRLLGALLKPYRKKIGLLVAIIVVSNAAGLSIPFLVSIGIDEGIPPITRGDGTSVLLTVVGVILAAAITQAITRRAFLILSGQIGQGTLLELRRRVFDHFQRLSLSFHEQYTSGRVISRLTSDIEAIAELLQSGFDALVKAVLTMVGTAVLLLVLDVHLGLLALVPLPFLLLFTRWFRRQSAIVYRRTRETVALVIVHFVESMTGIRAVQAFRREPRNQEIFEQLNDDYRGANARSMQLGATFMTGIKLIGNLTIGGVLLYGGWLALQGEVKVGVLAAFLLYLRQFYEPMQEVSQFYNTLQSAGAALEKLSGVLEEEPSVPEPREPARLPDGRARGKVRFEGVRFAYVEEMPILPRLDLTVPAGQTVALVGATGAGKTTLAKLISRFYDPTDGRVLLDGVDLRTLDEPTLRQAVVMVTQENFLFSGTVADNIRFGRPDATDREVREAAKAIGAHEFVSSLPDGYDTEVGKRGGRMSAGQRQLVAFARAFLADPAVLILDEATSSLDVPSERLVQRALRTILADRTALIIAHRLSTVEIADRVLVMDRGEIVEDGPPDRLIAASGRYAGLHQAWLESLS
- a CDS encoding YidH family protein, with product MPPEKEIWDEGLQSERTRLAWVRTAVALATGGLGAAGLSLRHGLPVPSVVAFALAALCGAVLLIRTGVRFRRVQEALHGGKPLNPGPDVLFAWLGTMCVVAGAITFVLAIR
- a CDS encoding ABC transporter ATP-binding protein, with the protein product MPPDTHIPQRPLLSSNSLWRMKSYLRPYVVRLVFIWLAAIVGIAAGIALPLISEKVIDGPVAHGDSGALLPLGLLAIGVGVVEALLILLRRWAQVKPVLGLETAIRDDLYEHLQRLPMGFHGDWQSGQLLSRATTDLSTIRRFLGFGMLFLVMNILQLITVTVLLLNKYWPLGLLVLASAVPIVWLSLRFEKRYIKTSRQVQDEQGDLATLVEESALGIRTIKAFGRRHYVFDRYDEGALKVYGTSMDKARLLAKFFAFLEIIPNITLALVLLLGALAVGTGSLTLGALVAFTTLMLQLVWPIASLGYILAMAQEAMTSADRLMEVMDTVPAIEGGTRTIDTPRGHLRFEGVGFRFHDSEEPVLRDVWLDVRPGETVAVVGATGSGKTTLTALVPRLIDPTEGRVTIDGHDVRDLELTSLRSVVATAFEEPTLFSMSVRENLTLGRLDATEEELAEAIRTAQAMFVYDLPWGLDTRIGEQGLSLSGGQRQRLALARAVLSNPRILVLDDTLSALDVETEALVEEALRHVLRDATGIVVAHRASTVLLADKVALLRGGTITHVGQHHELLAEVPEYRELLAQDADFDDAAEGALR
- a CDS encoding YidH family protein, which encodes MEPDPRFTLANERTFLTWLSTALALSAGGVAMAAVPEHVFVPWIRTALAVVLVTLSALAAGMAYPRWRNIQRALRQQAPLPPPALAAVFGYGVAAVAVIALVLIILAA